GGCACGCGGGCGCGACTCCGGCACGTCGAGTCCGGTGATGCCGACCAGCCGGGCGAGCGCGGCACCGGCCGACTGGACGTCGTTGAACGAGATCAGGAGCATGCCGAGCGGGCCGAAGAGCCGGTGGAACAGCAGCGCGGCGGCGGTGACGTCACCCACGCTGCTCTCGCCCGCGCGGACCAGCAGGAAGCCGGTCAGCAGGACGGCGGTGAGGCCGATCGCCTCCGCGTAGTTCATCATGTTCGCGAACCACAGGAACCCGCGTACCGCCCGCAGGCGCGCGGTGACCGCCTTGCGCGACGCCCCGTCCACCCGCTGGCCCTGCCGCTGCGCCATGCCGTAGGCGTGCACCGTCCGGGCGCCGGTGAAGGTGGTCAGCAGGCTCTGCGTCCGTTCCGCCGCCGCCTCGCGCTCGGCGGCGTAGAGCCGCTTCGCCTGGGGCACGAACCGGCGCAGGCTCAGCACGTGCACCGGGAAGACGACCAGGAACGCGAGCGCGATCCGCCAGTCCAGGGTGGCGAAACCGGCGAAGGTGATGACGACGGTGACCAGGGCGGTGAAGATCCCGGCGGCCAGCCGGACCGAGTCGGTGACCTGTTCCACGTCGTCGGTGACCCGGGCGGCGACGTCGCCGGAGCCGGCGCTCTCCAACCGGGCCGAGTCCATCCGCAGGGCCCGGTCGAGCACCTCCTCCCGCAGGTCGGCGCAGGCCCGCATGCCCCACTCGGTGACCAGCCACCGGGACACGCCGGTCAGCACGGCGGCCAGCAGACCGATGCCGAGGATCCAGGCCGAGATCACCAGCAGCGCCTCGCCGGTGCCGCCCGCGACGACCAGGTCGACCAGCCGACCGAGCAGGATCGGCACCACCACGGCCGCGGCGCTGGCCGCCACGGACGTCAGGACCGACGTCCAGGCCAGCAGCGGATAGCGGCGCAGGTTGCGCCAGAACGTGGCCAGGGTCTCCCGGCCGGAGGCGACCGGCAGCATCGTCGTCGCGCTCATCGCAGGACCACCTCGGCGTACGCGGACTGGGTGAGCAGGTCCCGGTGCGATCCGACGGCGGCCACCCGCCCGGCGTCGAGGAAGACGACACGGTCGCACCGGTCGAGCAGGGGAGCGCTGGTGGTGACCAGCACGGTGGCCCGGTCGTCCCCGGCCCGACGGGAGCGAATGCCCTCGGCGATGGCGTGCTCGGTGACCGCGTCGACCGCCGTCGTCGGGTCGCGGAACACGGTGACCGGCCGGTCGGCGAGCAGCGCCCGGGCCAGGGCGATCCGCTGCCGTTGCCCGCCGGAGAGGTTCAGTCCGTGGTCGAGCAGTTCGCGGTCCAGCCCGGTGCCGCCCTCGGCGAGCAGGTCGTCGACGGAGGCCGCCGCCATGCTCTGCCGCAGCGCCGCGTCGTCCCGGTCGTCCCCGCTCTGCAGCACCTCGCGCAGGGTGCCGCCGAACAGGTCGACCGCGTGCGGCTCGACGAGCACGACCTGCCGCAGCGAGGCGACGTCGAGGTCACCGACCGGTGACCCGGCCAGGGTCACCTCGCCCCGCTCCGGTGCCCGTGCCCCGGCCAACAGGTCGGTGACGTCGTCGGCGGTGGTGGTCTGCCCGGTGACGACCCCGAGCACCTCCCCGGGGCGCACCTCGAGACTGGCACCGTCCAGGCCCGAGGTGTGCACCTCGGCGAGGACCAGCGGACCGGGCTGCGCCTCCCGTACGCCGGAGGTGGCGCGCTCGGGCGCGGCCAGCACCTCGGCCACCCGGGCCGCGCTGGCCCGCGCGGTGGCCAGCCGGAAGACGCAGTCGGCCAGGTTGAGCACCGGGTCGGTGATGAACGCGGCCAGGCCCACGATGGTGATGAGCTGCCCGACCGTGATCCGCCCCTCCAGGGCGAACCAGCCGGCCAGGGCGGCCACGATGGTGATCAGCAGGCCGGTGGTGAACGTCGACACCCCGACGAACGCGGCACCGGCCTTGACCGCGCCGACGTTGGCGCGCAGCGAGATGCGGCTGGCGGTGCGGTAACGCCGTGACGCCTCGTCGACGCCGCCGAACCCGCGCAGCGGGCGGAGCCCCCGCAGCAGGTCCGACGCGGTCGCGGCGGCCCGGCCGATGGCCTGCTGCTGCGCCGAGGTGTGGCGTTCCACGAGCGGCCCGAGCGCGTGCAGGGCGAGCACCAGCACCGGGATGCCGATCACCAGCCCGAGGCCGAGGGTCCAGTCGATCCGCAGCAGGACGATCGTGGAGACGACCAGCCCGAGCAGCGCGGAGATCACCCGGCTGCCCAGCTCCAGTGAGTCGGCGGCGGCCTGGGTGTCGGTGGTGGCGATGGAGAGCAGCTCTCCGCTCTGCCGGCCGGTGCGGATGCCCTGCCCGCCCAGCAGTCGCCGGACCACGCGCATCCGCAGCACGTGTGACTCCTCGGTCACCGCCTTCGACAGGAACCAGAAGCCGGACCGCCACCCCATGGTCAACGCGGTGAACAACGCGAAGATCCCCAGGACGGACCAGAGCATCGCCGAGGTCGACCCGGTGCTCACCGCCTGGTCGATGACCAGGCCGATGGCCACCGGGACCAGTGCCTCGCACACCTGGTGCAGCGACCAGAAGGCGGTGCAGAGCGCGGTGTCCCGGCGCTGCCGCCAGAACATCTCGCCGAACAACCGGCCGGTCGGGCTGACTCGCACGGTCACCTCACCCGCCGTCGGTCGGTGCGGCGGACCCCCGCCGTCGGCTCTGCCATCTCGCCTCACTCTCCACAAGTTAGGTGAGGCTAACCTGTGGTCGTGGCGCGGCGCCATCCGGTAGCGGGTGTCGTCCCGGCGGTCAGCCGGTGACCACGACCGCCTCCCGGGCGAGCGTGACCGCGCCCAGCAGGGCGGCGTCGTCGGCGAACCGGGACAGTACCACCTCCGGCCGATGCGGCAGCACCTCGGTGAGCCGGTCGACCAGCAGCTCCCGGATCAGGGCGCTGCCGGCCACCCCACCGACCAGCACCACCCGCTGCGGGTCCAGCAGCAGACAACACGTGACCAGGTGCCGGGCCAACTCGTCGAGCCGGGCGATCAACGCCTGCCGCTCCGACCCCGGTCGTTCGGCCGCACCGGCGAGGGCCGCCGCGCCGCCGGAGAGACCCAGTTCGGCGGCGACCACGTCCAGGGCCCGGCCGGAGAAGTCCAACTCCAGCATGGTGCCCGGCCACGGGCCGCCGGAGACCGCGTACCCGATCTCACCGGCGGCACCCCGGTGGCCGGAGACCACCGTGCCGCCGACGGTGATCGCCGCGGCCACTCCGGTGCCCAGCCCCAGCACGAGGCCCGGGTCGGCGTCGCGCAGCGCGCCGAGCCGCAGTTCGGCCAGGGCGGCGGCGTTGAGGTCGTTGTCCACCGCCACCTCGGTGACGTCGAGCGTCTCCCGCACCGCGTCGGCCAGCCGCAGGCTCTCCCAGCCGGGAACGTTCGGCGCCAGCTCGATGCCGTCGGCCCGGATCACCCCGGGGGAGGCCACCCCGGCGGCGAGCAGCGGGCCGCCCACCTCGGCCAGCAGCCGGGCGGCGAGCCGCAGCGCCCGGTCCAGCGCCTGCGGCGCACCGCGCTCGGCGTACGTCGGAACCCGCTCACGGGCCATCAGCCGGCCCTGCCGGTCGGCGACCCCGACGGCCATCTTCGTCCCGCCGAAGTCGATGCCGAGCAGCAGCCCGTCGGTGTACGCGCCCGACTCGGGTCGCGCCAGCTGCACGCTCATCGGGCCGCCATCTCGGTGGCGACCGCGTCCAGTGCGGTGTCGGCCCGGTCGAGACGGTCGCGTACCGCCGCCAGCCGTGCCCGCGCCGCGTCGAAGCTGCCTCGCAGCGTCGCCACCTGGGCGCGTACCGCGTCGCTGCCCGGCCCGTCGGCCTGGGCGCGGCCGAGCACCAGCTCCGGCCGGACGGCGGCGGCGATCAGGTCGTCCACGGCGGCGTCGTCGAGCCCGCCGGGAACCAGCCCCTCGGCGGCGGCCCGCACATCGTCGGCGGTCCAGCCCTGCGGGGCACCGCCGCGCACCAGCCGACCCACCACCGAGTGCGCGGCCCGGAACGGCACACCGTGCCGGGTCAGGGCGTCGGCGGCGGCGGTCGTGGTGGCCCCGGAGGCGACGATCTCGGCCGCCGACGGCGGCGTCAACGGCGCGATCTCGGCGAGGAAGCCGCCGAGCAGGGCGAAGAACCGGTCCGCCCGGTCGTTGCTCTCCCAGAGCCGCACCTGCACGTCGGTGGTGGCGTTGTTCGAGTCCTCCCACCAGGCCGCGCCCACGTTGTTCAGCACCGAGGCGGCGTCGGCGGCGGCCTGCCCGGCGTACGAGACCAGGTGCTCCAGCACCACCGGGTTGCGCTTCTGCGGCATGATGCTGCTGCCCTGGGTGAAGTCACCGGGCGTGGTCACCCACTGCCAGCTCAGCCAGTCCATCAGGGTGCGCGCCAGCCGCGCCCCGGTGGCCAGCGCCTGGGCGTTGAGGGTGCCGACCCGCACCAGATGGTCGGCGCCGGCCACCGCCTCGTACGAGTTGGTCACCAGACCCGCGAAGCCGAGCAACTCGGCCACCCGGGCGGGGGAGATGTCCAGGTCGGTGCCGGCGAAGGCGCAGGACCCCAGCGGTGAGACGTTGAGCGCCTCGATCACGTCGGCGTAGGCGAGCGCCTCCCCGGCCAGCGCCTCGGCGTACCCGGCCAGGGCGTGCCCGATGGTGGTCGGCTGGGCCGGACGCCGGTGGGTGTAGCCGGTGATCACCACGTCCGCGTACCGGTCCGCGGCGTCCAGCGCGACCGTGCCGGTGGCCAGTACCCGGTCGAGCACGCCGGTCAGCTGGTCGCGCAGCAGCATCCGGAACACCCCGGCGTCGAGGTCGTTGCGGCTGCGCGCCATCTGCACGTCCAGCTCCGAGGTGGGTATCCCGCAGGCCGCCGCGAGACGCTTCTCCACCAGGTAGTACGTGTCCTCGAAGGTGCCGTCGAAGGGCGGCGCGTCGGCCTGGTCGGCGCGCAGCTCGGCCAGTCCGCGCAGCAACCGGGCGCCCCGATCGGCGGGGATCAACCCCTGCTCGGTCAGCATCACCACGTGCGCCTGGCTGGCCCGCACCATCGCCGGGAACAGGTGCCCGACGTGGTGGTCGTAGGTGGGACGCAGGTGGTGCCGCTGGTAGGTGGTCAGCGCGGGTGTGCTCATGACGGAGTTCCTTACTTCCTCTGCGGGCCGGGTCGGCGCGGGGGCCGTCCCGGACGGTCGGCCGGTCAGTCGTCCAGCCCGAGCAGGCGCTCGGCGTTACCGGCGAAGATCGCGCGCAGGTGCTCGTCGGGCAGGCCCAGTTCCCGGCAGATGCGGAGCTGGTCGTCGAGGTAGCGGGTGACGTACCCGCGCGGGAACCACGACGAGTCGCTGCCGAACACGATCCGCTCCGGGCCGATGGTCTCGTAGCAGCGCCGGAACAGGTCCTCCAGCGTCAGCTTGTACGGCATCCACCGCACCCACTGGTTGGAGCCGGAGGTGTCGACGTGCACGTTCGGGCAGCCCCAGGCGGTGAAGAGCAGCTCCTGCACGTACTGCACGCCGAAGTGCGGCACCACCACCGGCAGCTCCGGGAACCGACGGGCCATCCGGGCCAGCTCCTCCGGACCACCGTGCCGGCCGAAGGTGAGGCCGCCGGCGCTGCCGTAGTGCCCGATGTGGATCAGCACCGGCACACCGAGCCGCTGCGCGGTGCCCCAGAGCGGATCGAGGTCCGGCCCGTCGAGCGGGCCGCGCAGCAACGGCGCGAACAGCTTCAACCCGCGCAGGCCGCGTTCGGTGACCGCCCGTTCCAGCTCGGCCGCGGCGTCCGGTGCGTACGGGTCGTGGTGGGCGAAGCCGAGCAGCAGGTCCGGGTGCCGGTCGACCACGTCGGCCACCGCGTCGTTGCCGCCGCCGGTGACGAACACCGCCCGGCGTACGCCCACCCGGCGCAACTCGTCGGCCCACCGGTCGGCCTCGTCCGGCCAGTGCGCGGCGGGCGGCTCCGGTTCCGGGAACGACCACGCCTGCCGCCACGCCCGCGCGTACGGGGCGGAGGCGGCGGCGCGGGCGGCCCGCCCGGGTGCCCCGCCGGGGTGCATCCCGGCGGCCTCCTCGCAGGCGTGGATCGTCTCGTCGGCGCCGATGCGGAAGTGCAGGTGGAAGTCGACGACGTCCAGTCCCCGGTCCACGGTCACCCCTCCTCCCCGGACAGCGGCGGATCACCGGACGGATCGGCGGACAGCGGTGGATCGGTGGGCAGGGGATCGGCCGTGGGCGCAGCGGGTGCCGGGGCGGCGACCCAGGCGGCCACGATCTCCCGTAACCGGGCACCGGCGATGTGCCGGACCCGCTCGCCGCTCTCCACGTCGGCCAGCGAGATGTGTCCGGACCAGCCCTGCCACGGGTCGGGCCGGGACTCCACCAGCACGTACGGGTGGGCCACCGGCAGCTTCGGCTTCGGCGGCAGGTCCTCGACCGCGTCGAGGCGTACCGCGTCGGGGTCGAAGCCGAGCACGCCGGAGGTCTCGTAGGCCCCGCCGTGCCCCCGCGCGGGCAGCTCGCCGTAGATCTGCGTGGTCTCCGCCGGGGTGACCAACTGGAACCAGTTGACCAACAGCAGGCTGGCCTGCCGGCGGCCGGAGACCCACTCCATCGCGGCCCGCGCGGTGGACATGTTGGCGTCGTGCCCGTTGACGATCAGCAGGCGGGGGAAACCGGCGGCGACGATCCCCTCGATCACGTCGGCCAGGTAGCCGACCGCGATCTCCGGACGGATCGCCACCGTCCCCGGCCACGGGCGGGTCTGCCCCGGGCAGGCCGCATACGGCACGGCGGGAAAGAGCACCCCGCGCGGGCCGTCGCCGGTCGCGCCGCTCTCGGCGGCGAACCCCTCGGCCAGGATCAGGTCGGTGCCCAGCGGCAGGTGCGGGCCGTGCCACTCCACCGCGCCCACCGGCAGCACCGCGAAGTCCGCGGCGGCGGCCACCGCCGCCAGTTCGCCACCGGGCACCCGGCCGACCGGCAGCAGGCCCGACTCCGGCCAGCCCACGGTCACCTCGGTACGCGTCACGTCGTCCACTTCGCCGCCTCCCGGGACGCCGACCGGCCGCTCTGGAGCCGACCGGAGACCACCATCACCACGAAGATCAGCGCCACCTGGAGCATGCCGTAGGCGGCGGCGGTGCCGACCTCGAACGAGTACATCCGATTGTTGATCTCGACGGAGATCGGTGCGGTCTGCGACGTGTAGATCAGCACCGAGGCGACGAACTCACCGACGCCGTTGACGAAGGCCAGCAGCGCGCCGGCCGCCACCCCGGGGATCATCAGCCGCAGGGTGACCGTGCCGAACGCCCGCCA
Above is a window of Verrucosispora sp. NA02020 DNA encoding:
- a CDS encoding ABC transporter ATP-binding protein, producing MSATTMLPVASGRETLATFWRNLRRYPLLAWTSVLTSVAASAAAVVVPILLGRLVDLVVAGGTGEALLVISAWILGIGLLAAVLTGVSRWLVTEWGMRACADLREEVLDRALRMDSARLESAGSGDVAARVTDDVEQVTDSVRLAAGIFTALVTVVITFAGFATLDWRIALAFLVVFPVHVLSLRRFVPQAKRLYAAEREAAAERTQSLLTTFTGARTVHAYGMAQRQGQRVDGASRKAVTARLRAVRGFLWFANMMNYAEAIGLTAVLLTGFLLVRAGESSVGDVTAAALLFHRLFGPLGMLLISFNDVQSAGAALARLVGITGLDVPESRPRAGDRPAGGIGAKSIGHRYPGGPTVVHDVSVEIAEGESLAVVGESGAGKTTLAAILGGVFPAAEGEVLLGGRPIADLDPVELRRTVGVVTQEVHVFAGTLADDLRLAVPHADEEQMWDALRLVGADQWVAALPEGLHTRVGEGEHPVTPGQAQQVALARVALLDPPIVVLDEASAEAGSAGARQLELASAALVRGRTAVVVAHRLTQAQSCDRIAVMAHGRIVELGTPAELVAAGGRYAELWAAWQR
- a CDS encoding ABC transporter ATP-binding protein, which codes for MTVRVSPTGRLFGEMFWRQRRDTALCTAFWSLHQVCEALVPVAIGLVIDQAVSTGSTSAMLWSVLGIFALFTALTMGWRSGFWFLSKAVTEESHVLRMRVVRRLLGGQGIRTGRQSGELLSIATTDTQAAADSLELGSRVISALLGLVVSTIVLLRIDWTLGLGLVIGIPVLVLALHALGPLVERHTSAQQQAIGRAAATASDLLRGLRPLRGFGGVDEASRRYRTASRISLRANVGAVKAGAAFVGVSTFTTGLLITIVAALAGWFALEGRITVGQLITIVGLAAFITDPVLNLADCVFRLATARASAARVAEVLAAPERATSGVREAQPGPLVLAEVHTSGLDGASLEVRPGEVLGVVTGQTTTADDVTDLLAGARAPERGEVTLAGSPVGDLDVASLRQVVLVEPHAVDLFGGTLREVLQSGDDRDDAALRQSMAAASVDDLLAEGGTGLDRELLDHGLNLSGGQRQRIALARALLADRPVTVFRDPTTAVDAVTEHAIAEGIRSRRAGDDRATVLVTTSAPLLDRCDRVVFLDAGRVAAVGSHRDLLTQSAYAEVVLR
- a CDS encoding ROK family protein, whose protein sequence is MSVQLARPESGAYTDGLLLGIDFGGTKMAVGVADRQGRLMARERVPTYAERGAPQALDRALRLAARLLAEVGGPLLAAGVASPGVIRADGIELAPNVPGWESLRLADAVRETLDVTEVAVDNDLNAAALAELRLGALRDADPGLVLGLGTGVAAAITVGGTVVSGHRGAAGEIGYAVSGGPWPGTMLELDFSGRALDVVAAELGLSGGAAALAGAAERPGSERQALIARLDELARHLVTCCLLLDPQRVVLVGGVAGSALIRELLVDRLTEVLPHRPEVVLSRFADDAALLGAVTLAREAVVVTG
- a CDS encoding argininosuccinate lyase — encoded protein: MSTPALTTYQRHHLRPTYDHHVGHLFPAMVRASQAHVVMLTEQGLIPADRGARLLRGLAELRADQADAPPFDGTFEDTYYLVEKRLAAACGIPTSELDVQMARSRNDLDAGVFRMLLRDQLTGVLDRVLATGTVALDAADRYADVVITGYTHRRPAQPTTIGHALAGYAEALAGEALAYADVIEALNVSPLGSCAFAGTDLDISPARVAELLGFAGLVTNSYEAVAGADHLVRVGTLNAQALATGARLARTLMDWLSWQWVTTPGDFTQGSSIMPQKRNPVVLEHLVSYAGQAAADAASVLNNVGAAWWEDSNNATTDVQVRLWESNDRADRFFALLGGFLAEIAPLTPPSAAEIVASGATTTAAADALTRHGVPFRAAHSVVGRLVRGGAPQGWTADDVRAAAEGLVPGGLDDAAVDDLIAAAVRPELVLGRAQADGPGSDAVRAQVATLRGSFDAARARLAAVRDRLDRADTALDAVATEMAAR
- a CDS encoding amidohydrolase family protein, which translates into the protein MDRGLDVVDFHLHFRIGADETIHACEEAAGMHPGGAPGRAARAAASAPYARAWRQAWSFPEPEPPAAHWPDEADRWADELRRVGVRRAVFVTGGGNDAVADVVDRHPDLLLGFAHHDPYAPDAAAELERAVTERGLRGLKLFAPLLRGPLDGPDLDPLWGTAQRLGVPVLIHIGHYGSAGGLTFGRHGGPEELARMARRFPELPVVVPHFGVQYVQELLFTAWGCPNVHVDTSGSNQWVRWMPYKLTLEDLFRRCYETIGPERIVFGSDSSWFPRGYVTRYLDDQLRICRELGLPDEHLRAIFAGNAERLLGLDD
- a CDS encoding creatininase family protein; its protein translation is MDDVTRTEVTVGWPESGLLPVGRVPGGELAAVAAAADFAVLPVGAVEWHGPHLPLGTDLILAEGFAAESGATGDGPRGVLFPAVPYAACPGQTRPWPGTVAIRPEIAVGYLADVIEGIVAAGFPRLLIVNGHDANMSTARAAMEWVSGRRQASLLLVNWFQLVTPAETTQIYGELPARGHGGAYETSGVLGFDPDAVRLDAVEDLPPKPKLPVAHPYVLVESRPDPWQGWSGHISLADVESGERVRHIAGARLREIVAAWVAAPAPAAPTADPLPTDPPLSADPSGDPPLSGEEG